In a single window of the Acipenser ruthenus chromosome 8, fAciRut3.2 maternal haplotype, whole genome shotgun sequence genome:
- the LOC117972789 gene encoding platelet-derived growth factor D-like isoform X1, with translation MQLSVLLVIVLANYCHQGIEAQGGSIKSLRSSNIRREDSNHLTDLYRKEDTIIVSENGYIQSPRFPNSYPRNLLLTWKLFSPENTRIQLDFDSHFGLEEPENEICRYDFVEVEDVSETSTVIRGRWCGHKELPPRITSKTNKIKITFKSDDYFVAKPGFKLHYSLVDDLPAASETNWEAVTVSVSGPAVFSSSVTESPLTAAALDQTIAAFDTVEDLLKHLNPESWQEDLDSLYSDTAHLRPRSFHHERKQKIDLDRLNEDVKRYSCTPRNYSVNLREELKLTNAVFFPRCLLVQRCGGNCACGTEHWRTCTCTAAKTAMKLYEVLKFAPEPGYFRRRSRTKSMTLAEIHLEHHEQCDCVCNTKPPR, from the exons ACAGCAATCACCTCACAGACTTATACCGGAAAGAAGATACCATCATAGTCTCGGAGAATGGCTACATCCAGAGTCCTCGCTTTCCCAATAGCTACCCAAGAAACCTTCTACTGACATGGAAATTGTTCTCTCCGGAAAACACTCGGATACAGCTTGACTTTGACAGCCACTTTGGCCTTGAAGAGCCGGAAAATGAAATCTGTCG ATATGACTTTGTGGAGGTAGAGGATGTATCTGAAACTAGCACAGTTATCAGGGGGAGATGGTGTGGACACAAAGAACTTCCTCCTAGAATCACTTCAAAAACTAACAAGATAAAAATCACCTTTAAATCTGATGACTATTTTGTTGCCAAACCCGGATTTAAATTGCATTACTCACTTGTG gATGACTTGCCTGCAGCATCAGAAACTAATTGGGAGGCAGTCACTGTCTCAGTCTCA GGACCAGCTGTGTTTTCTTCTTCAGTAACTGAGTCTCCTCTGACTGCTGCTGCTTTGGACCAGACGATCGCTGCCTTTGATACAGTGGAGGATCTACTAAAACATCTCAACCCAGAGAGCTGGCAGGAAGACCTGGATAGTCTTTACAGTGACACAGCGCACCTTAGACCCAGAAGCTTTCACCATGAACGAAAACAGAAAA TTGATTTGGACAGGCTGAACGAAGATGTGAAACGCTACAGCTGCACGCCTCGGAACTACTCTGTAAATTTAAGGGAGGAGCTGAAGTTGACAAACGCTGTTTTCTTTCCACGTTGCCTCCTGGTACAGCGATGCGGCGGAAACTGCGCCTGTGGCACAGAGCATTGGAGGACATGCACCTGCACAGCAGCTAAAACAGCCATGAAGCTTTACGAG GTGCTGAAATTTGCTCCAGAACCAGGTTATTTCAGGAGAAGGAGCCGAACTAAGAGCATGACGCTGGCTGAAATTCACCTGGAACACCACGAGCAATGCGATTGTGTTTGCAACACCAAACCACCGCGATGA